In the genome of Bdellovibrio bacteriovorus, one region contains:
- the phoU gene encoding phosphate signaling complex protein PhoU: MERAIDTLIEDLKKMILLMGGHVEKSLAQATAALLSKDLSLFEGVHAIEKLINEDHIKVDNACMQLLAKQGPVAKDLRLILSVIKINNDLERMGDQAVNISHTGKDYLGRKPIPAQLGDIQKMSEIAGRMVKGSLDCFVRGDVEQAKKILMMDDEVDHLKNKVFKDCMAHMKSHSEDVEAGLDLILIARNLERLGDHATNIAEDVIFAFTGKDVRHGGKFG, from the coding sequence ATGGAAAGAGCAATTGATACTCTCATTGAAGACCTAAAAAAGATGATTCTTCTTATGGGTGGTCACGTTGAAAAATCCCTAGCGCAAGCAACGGCGGCCTTGTTGTCGAAAGACCTTTCATTGTTCGAAGGCGTTCACGCGATTGAGAAACTGATCAACGAAGATCATATCAAAGTCGATAATGCGTGCATGCAGCTTTTGGCAAAACAAGGGCCGGTTGCGAAGGATCTGCGTTTGATCCTTTCGGTTATTAAAATTAATAACGACCTTGAACGCATGGGCGACCAGGCCGTGAATATTTCTCACACTGGTAAAGACTATCTAGGTCGTAAACCGATTCCGGCGCAGTTGGGTGACATTCAAAAGATGTCTGAGATTGCAGGAAGAATGGTGAAGGGCTCCTTGGACTGTTTTGTTCGTGGAGATGTGGAGCAGGCTAAAAAGATTCTGATGATGGACGATGAAGTCGACCATTTGAAGAATAAAGTTTTTAAAGACTGCATGGCCCACATGAAATCGCACTCGGAAGATGTCGAGGCGGGTTTGGATTTGATTTTAATCGCAAGGAATCTGGAACGTTTAGGTGATCATGCGACAAATATCGCTGAAGACGTGATTTTTGCGTTTACTGGTAAAGACGTGCGACACGGGGGCAAGTTTGGCTGA
- a CDS encoding Ppx/GppA phosphatase family protein has protein sequence MSRRLSAIDIGSNAIRMMIADVSENSPTLHVVKKFRAAVRLGHDVFTEGLITPSTIESAKAAFHQYAETNKKEHVVRCRAVATSACREAKNRQHFVDEIFKSSGIKIEIIDGGEEGRLIHQAVRNEIDLDSKKSMLIDIGGGSVEVTFSKGDKMIATKSFPMGTVRILENLTKRKLDESHLNIVLGEFLADLGEHIYKNCDHDPVDFAIGTGGNLECLGKLKVDLLKKTPHTFLTLPELSEIIAKLRALKVKERIEKLKLRPDRADVIVPAAMLVETIMRQAETQKILIPSVGLRDGLIWDMAKSR, from the coding sequence GTGTCACGTCGTTTGTCTGCTATTGATATTGGTTCTAACGCAATTCGCATGATGATTGCTGATGTTTCTGAAAACTCTCCGACGTTGCATGTGGTAAAAAAATTTCGCGCGGCGGTTCGCTTAGGCCACGACGTCTTCACAGAAGGTTTAATTACGCCTTCAACAATTGAAAGCGCCAAAGCCGCCTTCCACCAGTATGCTGAAACCAATAAAAAGGAACACGTCGTGCGCTGCCGAGCCGTGGCCACCAGCGCCTGCCGGGAAGCTAAAAACCGTCAGCATTTTGTGGACGAAATCTTTAAAAGCTCGGGCATTAAAATTGAAATTATTGATGGCGGCGAAGAAGGCCGCCTGATTCACCAGGCGGTTCGTAACGAAATCGATTTAGACAGCAAAAAAAGCATGCTGATTGATATTGGCGGCGGCAGTGTCGAGGTCACTTTTTCTAAAGGCGATAAAATGATCGCGACCAAGTCTTTTCCCATGGGAACAGTCCGCATTTTAGAAAATCTGACAAAAAGAAAGCTCGATGAAAGCCATCTCAACATTGTCTTGGGAGAATTCCTGGCTGACTTGGGCGAGCATATTTATAAAAACTGCGATCACGATCCCGTGGATTTTGCCATCGGCACCGGTGGAAACCTAGAATGCTTAGGAAAATTGAAGGTGGATCTTTTAAAGAAGACGCCACACACCTTTTTAACTTTGCCAGAGCTTTCAGAAATTATTGCCAAGCTGCGTGCTCTTAAGGTGAAAGAACGCATCGAAAAATTAAAACTTCGTCCGGACCGAGCCGATGTCATCGTCCCTGCAGCAATGCTGGTTGAAACCATTATGCGCCAAGCAGAAACGCAAAAGATTCTCATCCCAAGTGTGGGCCTGCGCGATGGGTTGATTTGGGATATGGCAAAATCCCGTTAA
- the sixA gene encoding phosphohistidine phosphatase SixA, which translates to MELIIIRHAVAEEREEFKKKGLEDHFRPLTLKGRKKMQKVCVELRDHVKELDLIVSSPLTRARQTAEIISQIYFETKVVEAPELVPHSPPQAFLKWMRTQVRHAKRIAIVGHEPHLSSFASYMLTGKTESFIDLKKSGIIALELESFAHAEAGGAQLLYSIPPKFLVD; encoded by the coding sequence GTGGAACTTATCATCATTCGACATGCTGTTGCGGAAGAGCGCGAAGAGTTTAAAAAGAAAGGCTTGGAAGATCATTTTCGTCCTTTGACTTTAAAAGGGCGAAAAAAGATGCAAAAAGTCTGTGTTGAACTTCGCGACCACGTGAAGGAATTGGATCTTATTGTTTCCAGTCCTTTAACGCGCGCAAGGCAGACCGCCGAAATCATCTCGCAAATTTACTTTGAAACTAAAGTCGTTGAAGCACCGGAATTAGTCCCTCACAGTCCGCCCCAGGCTTTTTTGAAATGGATGCGCACGCAAGTTCGTCATGCGAAGCGCATTGCCATTGTGGGACATGAGCCTCATTTAAGTTCTTTTGCTAGCTACATGTTAACAGGAAAAACCGAAAGCTTTATTGACCTTAAAAAAAGCGGCATTATTGCATTAGAGCTTGAGTCCTTTGCTCACGCCGAAGCGGGCGGGGCGCAGTTGCTCTATTCAATTCCACCTAAATTTTTAGTCGATTAA